A window of the Lysinibacillus irui genome harbors these coding sequences:
- the pepT gene encoding peptidase T has protein sequence MKEQVIERLIRYAKIDTQSDFTSETTPSTQKQFDLLHVLKDELAEIGLTEITLDENGYLFASLEANTDKNVPTIGFLAHVDTATDYTGTNVNPQRVDNYDGGDIQLNENLVMSPTDFPELKNYVGQTLITTDGTTLLGADDKAGIAEIMTAMEYLIKNPTIKHGKIRVAFTPDEEIGRGPHKFDVAAFGADYAYTMDGGPLGELQYESFNAAGVKVVTKGTSVHPGSAKNKMVNAITMAIAFQNEMPAEAVPEKTEGYEGFIHLMGFKGALEHTELSYIVRDHDRQKFEEKKQLMRDAAAKIQAQFGEHALSITIEDQYYNMGEKIEPVKEIVDIARAAMEKLDITPNTLPIRGGTDGSQLSYMGLPTPNIFAGGENMHGKFEYVSAETMEKATQVIIEIVQLFEQQAK, from the coding sequence ATGAAAGAACAAGTAATTGAACGATTAATACGCTATGCAAAAATTGATACACAATCAGACTTCACAAGCGAAACTACTCCTTCTACACAAAAGCAATTTGACCTACTACATGTTTTAAAAGATGAGCTAGCCGAGATTGGTTTAACAGAGATTACATTAGATGAAAATGGCTATTTATTTGCTTCATTAGAGGCAAATACAGATAAAAATGTACCTACTATCGGATTTTTAGCACATGTTGATACAGCTACAGACTATACAGGTACCAATGTAAATCCACAGCGTGTAGATAACTATGATGGCGGAGACATTCAATTAAATGAAAATTTAGTCATGTCCCCTACAGATTTCCCAGAGCTTAAAAATTACGTGGGTCAGACCCTTATTACAACAGATGGTACTACATTGCTAGGGGCTGATGATAAAGCCGGTATTGCTGAAATCATGACAGCAATGGAGTACCTCATTAAAAATCCTACTATTAAACATGGTAAAATTCGTGTAGCTTTCACACCAGATGAAGAAATTGGTCGTGGGCCACATAAATTTGATGTAGCTGCTTTTGGAGCAGACTATGCCTATACGATGGATGGTGGACCACTTGGTGAGTTACAATATGAGAGCTTCAATGCGGCAGGTGTAAAGGTTGTTACAAAAGGAACAAGTGTACATCCTGGTTCAGCAAAAAATAAAATGGTCAATGCTATTACAATGGCAATTGCCTTCCAAAATGAAATGCCGGCTGAAGCAGTTCCTGAAAAGACAGAAGGTTATGAAGGTTTCATTCATTTAATGGGCTTTAAAGGGGCTCTTGAACATACAGAGCTTTCCTATATCGTGCGTGACCATGATCGCCAAAAATTCGAAGAGAAAAAACAATTAATGCGTGATGCTGCAGCTAAAATTCAAGCACAATTTGGAGAACATGCTTTAAGCATTACAATTGAAGATCAATACTATAATATGGGCGAAAAAATTGAGCCTGTAAAAGAAATTGTTGATATTGCACGTGCTGCAATGGAAAAATTAGATATTACACCTAATACTTTGCCGATTCGTGGTGGTACAGATGGCTCACAATTGTCTTATATGGGCTTACCAACACCAAATATTTTCGCTGGCGGCGAAAATATGCATGGGAAATTTGAATATGTATCTGCTGAAACAATGGAAAAGGCAACACAAGTTATTATTGAAATTGTTCAGCTATTTGAACAACAAGCAAAATAA
- a CDS encoding lysoplasmalogenase, with protein sequence MFKKILIGFIILFGLYYIFLFSHIAESLKLLFKVIPMLLIIILAAVQKPLHIKKYQLLIIIGLIFCMIGDYTLQWFLIGLTSFLIGHVFYIFAFSTTNEQKVPTWAKITLLLYGVCMAIWIAGSVLKTGETILSIAVIAYISVILTMGWTAIRTGSKFAIIGALLFIASDSYLAINKFVTPLAFSHEVIMLTYYSAQVFIALSILQYSEIRSKVVQ encoded by the coding sequence TTGTTTAAAAAAATATTAATAGGTTTCATAATCTTGTTTGGTCTTTATTATATTTTTCTTTTTTCCCATATTGCCGAAAGTTTAAAACTACTATTTAAAGTAATTCCAATGTTGTTAATCATTATTTTAGCTGCCGTTCAAAAACCATTACATATTAAAAAATACCAACTTTTAATTATTATTGGGCTTATTTTTTGTATGATTGGCGACTATACATTGCAGTGGTTTTTAATTGGGCTGACTAGCTTTCTTATTGGTCATGTCTTTTATATTTTTGCTTTCTCTACCACAAACGAACAGAAAGTACCAACCTGGGCTAAAATAACGCTACTACTTTACGGTGTCTGCATGGCCATATGGATTGCAGGTTCCGTCTTGAAAACAGGTGAAACAATTCTTAGCATTGCCGTGATTGCCTATATTTCGGTGATTTTAACGATGGGCTGGACAGCTATAAGAACAGGCTCTAAATTTGCAATAATTGGGGCTCTGTTATTTATTGCTTCCGATTCCTATTTAGCTATTAATAAATTTGTTACACCACTAGCTTTTTCACATGAAGTAATTATGCTGACTTATTATAGCGCCCAAGTGTTTATTGCATTAAGTATCCTTCAATATTCCGAAATCCGAAGTAAAGTGGTACAATAA
- a CDS encoding DMT family transporter: protein MKEIALGILASLFFAVTFILNHAMEMQGGSWLWSASLRYFFMLPFLLIIVFYRKGFTHLSGEMKAQPIAWLLWSFVGFVLFYAPLTFAAAFGPGWLVSGTWQFTIVAGVLLAPLFVSVIAGKTVRQKIPFISLLISCVILVGILLIQIPQAQSVSFRSLMLGILPVIVAAFAYPLGNRKMMEVCGGRIDTFQRVLGMTIASLPAWIIMAIYAIFTVGLPSASQMFQSLLVGISSGVIATILFFIATDRVRDHQGKLAAVEATQSTEILFVIIGEVLLLGIAFPNPLALAGLGVIIVGMLLHSYYTMILGRKNAVQQTTSS from the coding sequence ATGAAAGAAATTGCATTAGGCATTTTAGCATCACTTTTCTTTGCCGTGACCTTTATTTTAAATCATGCAATGGAAATGCAAGGTGGTAGCTGGCTATGGAGTGCGTCACTTCGATACTTTTTCATGCTACCCTTCTTACTCATCATCGTTTTTTATCGGAAAGGCTTTACTCATTTATCTGGAGAAATGAAAGCACAGCCTATAGCATGGCTACTTTGGAGCTTCGTGGGATTTGTCTTATTCTATGCACCATTAACATTTGCTGCAGCATTTGGTCCAGGTTGGCTCGTATCTGGCACGTGGCAATTTACTATTGTTGCTGGTGTATTATTAGCTCCCCTCTTCGTTTCAGTTATTGCTGGTAAAACAGTGCGCCAAAAAATCCCTTTCATTTCTCTTCTTATTTCTTGTGTCATTTTAGTAGGTATTCTGCTAATACAAATACCGCAGGCACAATCCGTTTCATTTAGAAGTTTAATGCTTGGTATTTTACCTGTCATCGTCGCAGCATTTGCTTACCCTCTTGGAAATCGCAAGATGATGGAAGTTTGTGGGGGACGGATCGATACCTTTCAGCGTGTACTAGGCATGACGATTGCTTCATTGCCAGCATGGATCATCATGGCTATTTATGCCATATTTACTGTCGGCCTGCCTTCAGCAAGCCAAATGTTCCAATCGTTACTTGTTGGCATTAGCTCTGGAGTCATTGCAACCATATTATTTTTTATCGCAACAGACCGCGTAAGAGACCATCAAGGCAAATTAGCTGCAGTTGAGGCTACACAATCAACTGAAATTCTTTTTGTTATAATCGGTGAAGTATTATTATTAGGAATTGCCTTCCCTAACCCGCTTGCATTAGCAGGTCTTGGTGTCATCATTGTGGGCATGTTACTACATAGTTACTATACAATGATACTTGGGAGAAAAAACGCTGTTCAGCAAACTACTTCTTCGTAA
- a CDS encoding DUF4395 domain-containing protein, which translates to MSQVLAIPRPLVRLNQWTILLSVIFTWITGVTWLLVIPLAANLLGLLFNYNPIIRVGRLFLKKAPSAYIPEDAQQQKFNSSIASFCLAAGLIGYLLDWQVLGYIFTGMVAIASSIAIAGFCIGCFLHFQLKQWQYRRSLKKSF; encoded by the coding sequence ATGTCACAGGTTCTTGCCATTCCAAGACCGCTAGTTCGATTAAATCAATGGACTATTCTTTTAAGTGTGATTTTTACATGGATAACCGGAGTTACATGGCTATTAGTTATTCCTCTTGCTGCAAATTTACTAGGCCTTTTATTCAACTATAACCCAATTATTCGCGTTGGGAGGCTGTTTTTAAAAAAAGCTCCTTCTGCCTATATACCAGAGGATGCACAACAACAGAAATTTAATTCCAGCATTGCTAGCTTTTGTTTAGCAGCCGGTTTAATAGGATATCTATTAGATTGGCAGGTCCTAGGCTATATCTTTACTGGTATGGTTGCAATAGCCTCATCCATCGCAATTGCCGGTTTTTGTATAGGTTGTTTTCTTCATTTTCAACTGAAGCAATGGCAATATCGACGTTCGTTAAAAAAATCTTTTTAA
- a CDS encoding Fe-S oxidoreductase: MPALTMDQVQQLNSYSIYTTEPKRTLFTLADIHKDFYHPDFLNLMMGITDAATETAAISHFARRYGMFFAMQFYMLAAYDEVWDGKPLELRFDAAKEFNSFTVAMFANPNDWRYVDEDERQTVIEKVLYDGHVIVQKLRKVTSISPLTIWENFFGYLLWHYHVLLSNPGLADQAMEDIEILEDPKTWARFSNKSWWAQYTGGQSPTNLINLPVRKSCCFSKDIPGLMACGYCPMKK; the protein is encoded by the coding sequence ATGCCAGCTTTAACGATGGATCAAGTTCAACAATTAAACTCCTATAGTATTTATACAACTGAGCCTAAGCGGACTTTATTTACATTAGCTGATATACATAAAGACTTTTACCACCCTGATTTTTTAAATCTCATGATGGGTATAACTGATGCCGCAACAGAAACTGCCGCTATTTCTCACTTTGCACGCCGCTATGGTATGTTTTTTGCTATGCAATTTTATATGCTTGCCGCTTATGACGAAGTATGGGATGGTAAGCCACTTGAATTGCGTTTCGATGCGGCCAAGGAATTCAATAGTTTTACCGTTGCCATGTTCGCTAATCCAAATGATTGGCGTTATGTCGATGAAGATGAGCGTCAAACAGTCATAGAGAAAGTCCTTTACGATGGGCATGTAATTGTCCAAAAACTAAGGAAAGTAACATCGATTTCCCCTCTTACCATTTGGGAAAATTTCTTCGGATATTTGCTATGGCACTATCATGTATTGTTATCTAATCCTGGTTTAGCTGATCAAGCTATGGAGGATATTGAAATTTTAGAGGACCCTAAAACATGGGCACGCTTCTCCAACAAATCTTGGTGGGCACAATATACAGGTGGTCAAAGCCCCACAAATTTAATCAATTTGCCTGTAAGAAAATCATGTTGTTTTTCTAAAGATATCCCTGGCTTAATGGCCTGTGGTTATTGCCCAATGAAGAAATAA